One window of Bacillus sp. THAF10 genomic DNA carries:
- a CDS encoding atypical membrane-integrating protein (Mistic protein): MKLSKEEKEQLSEAIDKMNESLDVFIEYYNESEDDTPIISFDEEVLSLLEAGKEKYGTEAFSQRINTIMKEVLSFISKEDS; this comes from the coding sequence ATGAAACTGAGCAAAGAGGAAAAAGAACAGTTAAGTGAAGCCATTGATAAAATGAATGAGAGCCTGGACGTGTTTATTGAGTACTACAATGAATCAGAGGACGATACCCCGATCATTTCCTTTGATGAGGAAGTCTTATCCTTATTAGAAGCTGGAAAGGAAAAATACGGAACAGAAGCTTTTAGTCAAAGAATCAATACCATCATGAAAGAGGTACTCTCTTTCATTTCAAAAGAGGATAGCTGA
- a CDS encoding Na(+)/H(+) antiporter subunit C translates to MEIIMTIVAGVLIAAATYLMLSKSILRIVVGTGLLAHGAHLLLLTMGGLKKGAAPLLGQKADSYTDPLPQALILTAIVISFGVTSFFLVLAYRAYQELKTDNMDKLRGNENHE, encoded by the coding sequence ATGGAAATTATTATGACGATCGTAGCTGGTGTGCTTATTGCAGCCGCCACCTACTTAATGCTATCCAAAAGTATTTTAAGAATTGTTGTTGGGACAGGATTACTTGCGCATGGTGCCCATTTATTGTTGTTAACAATGGGTGGATTAAAAAAAGGCGCAGCCCCATTGCTTGGGCAGAAGGCAGATTCTTATACGGACCCTCTTCCTCAAGCCTTGATTTTGACAGCTATTGTTATTAGCTTTGGGGTGACTTCCTTCTTCCTGGTCCTTGCCTATAGAGCATATCAGGAGCTGAAGACGGACAATATGGACAAATTAAGGGGAAATGAAAATCATGAATAA
- a CDS encoding cold-shock protein gives MLEGKVKWFNAEKGFGFIEVDGQDDVFVHFSAIQGDGFKTLEEGQTVTFEVEQGARGPQAANVQK, from the coding sequence ATGTTAGAAGGTAAAGTAAAATGGTTCAACGCTGAAAAAGGATTCGGATTCATCGAAGTAGACGGTCAAGACGATGTATTCGTACACTTCTCTGCTATCCAAGGCGACGGTTTCAAAACTTTAGAAGAAGGTCAAACTGTAACTTTTGAAGTTGAGCAAGGAGCTCGTGGACCACAAGCTGCTAACGTTCAAAAGTAA
- a CDS encoding dicarboxylate/amino acid:cation symporter, producing the protein MRRFGLLPRIIVAILLGVLIGSYAPEWFVKIFVTFSGLFGNFLGFAIPLIIIAFIAPGIGEIGKGAGKFLSLTAALAYLSTIAAGVLAYLAASSLYPYLLKGASLAGEMENPEEALLKPFLDLEIPAPFEVMTALIIAFVLGLGISAIKGNALQNNMIEFRSIIELVISKVIIPLLPIHILGIFSNMTYGGQVQTIISVFAKVFVLIILLHWTMLLLQYSISGAMSKKNPFAMLKTMMTAYFTALGTQSSASTIPVTLRRTKNMGVREKTADFTVPLLANIHLSGSTITIVSCAMAIMFINGMDYSFLTVLPFVMMLGVTMIAAPGVPGGAVMAAIGLLQTMLGFDSTMVSLMIALYLAQDSFGTACNVTGDGAIANAVDTFTSSK; encoded by the coding sequence ATGAGGAGATTTGGACTTTTACCAAGAATTATTGTCGCCATTCTATTAGGTGTACTTATTGGGAGCTATGCACCAGAATGGTTTGTAAAAATATTTGTTACATTCAGTGGATTATTCGGGAACTTCTTAGGCTTTGCCATCCCACTCATTATCATTGCTTTTATTGCTCCAGGTATTGGAGAAATAGGGAAAGGAGCAGGGAAGTTTCTTAGTCTAACTGCCGCTCTTGCCTATCTTTCCACTATTGCTGCAGGAGTCTTGGCATATTTAGCAGCAAGTTCTTTGTATCCTTACCTTTTAAAAGGTGCCAGCTTAGCAGGAGAAATGGAAAACCCTGAGGAGGCCCTATTAAAACCATTTTTGGATTTAGAGATTCCTGCGCCATTTGAAGTGATGACAGCTTTGATCATTGCTTTTGTGCTAGGATTAGGAATTTCAGCTATTAAAGGCAATGCATTGCAAAACAATATGATTGAATTTAGAAGCATTATTGAATTGGTTATCTCTAAAGTAATTATCCCATTGCTTCCTATTCATATCCTTGGAATATTTTCAAATATGACCTATGGTGGCCAGGTTCAAACCATCATCAGCGTATTTGCCAAAGTATTTGTGTTGATTATCCTGTTGCACTGGACTATGCTATTGCTTCAATATTCTATAAGTGGTGCCATGTCAAAAAAGAATCCTTTTGCGATGCTGAAAACGATGATGACCGCATACTTTACTGCACTTGGTACCCAATCATCAGCATCCACCATTCCAGTAACTTTACGGCGCACAAAAAATATGGGTGTGAGAGAAAAAACAGCTGACTTTACTGTGCCGTTACTGGCAAATATTCACCTTTCCGGTAGCACCATCACCATTGTATCGTGTGCGATGGCTATCATGTTCATTAACGGAATGGATTATTCCTTTTTGACGGTGTTGCCTTTTGTGATGATGCTTGGTGTTACCATGATTGCTGCTCCAGGTGTACCAGGTGGCGCTGTCATGGCGGCTATCGGCTTGCTACAAACGATGCTTGGCTTTGATTCTACTATGGTTTCATTAATGATTGCCCTTTACCTTGCTCAAGACAGCTTTGGTACTGCGTGTAACGTAACGGGAGATGGCGCCATTGCTAATGCAGTGGATACATTCACATCTTCTAAATAA
- a CDS encoding alpha/beta fold hydrolase: MSQYNDTPFKDGVTLRKAVWKKNKATLWYYPSSTKKFKTPVFITYSLINQPFILDLLPGKSTIEALVKNGFDVYLIDFGKPSLEDQQMTLSDYVSSYIHQAVQKTLQHARVEELTMIGYCLGGTLAAIYASIHPKAIKNLILLVTPIDFSKSPYFDKWVMRLRKEGTASFAYMEELGIIPSSYVKAGVRLVTTPVYFTPYISLLLKAHDRDYVEKWIRFHTWTEGHIPMTSGVAKQMMEDFTLENKLIKGSFSIQSKKAKLSNITANLLVVGTENDRLVPLHQMMPIMDKVASKDKHVHVLKGGHTAATVENGQLPSYMDDWLTSRSILASK, from the coding sequence ATGAGTCAATATAATGATACACCTTTCAAGGATGGTGTCACTCTTAGAAAAGCAGTTTGGAAAAAGAATAAGGCAACACTCTGGTACTACCCTTCCTCCACTAAGAAATTCAAAACTCCTGTGTTTATCACTTACTCCTTAATCAATCAACCGTTTATTTTAGATCTATTACCAGGAAAAAGTACCATAGAGGCACTTGTTAAGAATGGTTTTGACGTATATTTAATTGATTTTGGCAAGCCTAGTCTTGAAGATCAACAGATGACGTTGAGTGACTACGTTTCCTCCTACATTCACCAAGCGGTTCAAAAAACGCTTCAGCATGCAAGAGTGGAAGAACTAACGATGATAGGCTATTGCCTCGGAGGGACACTAGCTGCCATCTATGCCTCCATCCATCCCAAAGCTATTAAAAACCTTATTCTTTTAGTCACACCAATTGACTTTAGTAAGTCACCATATTTTGATAAGTGGGTCATGAGATTAAGGAAAGAAGGGACTGCTTCTTTTGCGTATATGGAGGAGCTCGGTATTATTCCTTCCTCCTATGTAAAAGCCGGTGTGAGATTAGTTACCACACCTGTTTATTTTACTCCATATATTTCTTTGTTACTGAAAGCTCATGATCGAGATTATGTAGAAAAATGGATCAGGTTTCACACGTGGACAGAGGGGCATATCCCAATGACAAGTGGGGTTGCCAAGCAAATGATGGAGGATTTCACTTTAGAAAATAAGTTGATAAAGGGAAGCTTTTCCATCCAGAGCAAAAAGGCTAAACTATCGAATATTACAGCAAACCTTTTGGTTGTGGGAACAGAAAATGACCGTCTTGTTCCACTGCACCAAATGATGCCCATTATGGATAAAGTTGCAAGCAAAGACAAACATGTTCATGTACTTAAAGGAGGACATACAGCGGCTACCGTTGAAAATGGCCAGCTACCATCTTATATGGACGATTGGTTAACCAGCAGATCGATACTAGCAAGCAAATGA
- a CDS encoding glucose-6-phosphate isomerase, with amino-acid sequence MTHIRFDYSKALSFFGEHEITYLRDAVKVAHHSLHEKTGAGNDYLGWIDLPTEYDKEEFSRIVSSAEKIKNDSDVLLVVGIGGSYLGARAAIEMLNHSFYNALTKEQRKTPQVIFVGNNISSTYMRDVMDLLDGKDFSINVISKSGTTTEPALAFRIFRKILEEKYGKEEARKRIYATTDKARGALKTLATEEGYESFIIPDDVGGRYSVLTAVGLLPIAVSGVDIEAMMKGAAEASQDFSASELAENPAYQYAAVRNVLYNKGKTIEMLINYEPGLQYFSEWWKQLFGESEGKDQKGIFPASANFSTDLHSLGQYVQEGRRDLFETIIKVDTPRHELSVEEEAGDLDGLNYLAGETVDFVNTKAYEGTMLAHTDGGVPNLVVNIPAMDAYTFGYLVYFFEKACAMSGYLLGVNPFDQPGVEAYKVNMFALLGKPGFEEVKAELEKRLK; translated from the coding sequence ATGACACATATTCGCTTTGATTATAGTAAAGCTCTTTCCTTTTTTGGAGAGCATGAAATTACATATCTTCGTGATGCGGTAAAAGTAGCCCATCATTCCTTACATGAAAAAACAGGTGCAGGCAATGACTATTTGGGCTGGATAGATCTGCCGACAGAGTATGATAAAGAAGAATTTTCGAGAATTGTGTCAAGTGCAGAAAAAATTAAAAACGATTCTGATGTGCTCCTTGTGGTTGGTATTGGAGGCTCCTACCTTGGAGCAAGAGCAGCCATTGAGATGCTCAATCACTCTTTTTATAATGCATTAACAAAAGAACAGCGAAAAACTCCTCAAGTTATTTTTGTTGGAAACAATATTAGTTCTACCTACATGAGAGATGTAATGGACCTTCTCGATGGAAAAGATTTCTCCATTAATGTTATCTCTAAATCAGGCACAACGACTGAACCAGCACTAGCATTCCGAATTTTCCGTAAGATTTTAGAAGAAAAATACGGAAAAGAAGAAGCTCGTAAGCGAATCTATGCTACGACCGATAAAGCTCGCGGTGCATTGAAAACGTTGGCAACGGAAGAAGGGTATGAATCCTTTATTATTCCTGATGATGTAGGTGGCAGGTATTCTGTGTTAACTGCTGTTGGATTATTGCCAATCGCTGTTTCCGGGGTGGACATTGAGGCCATGATGAAGGGTGCGGCAGAGGCAAGTCAGGATTTCTCCGCTTCTGAATTAGCAGAAAACCCTGCTTATCAATATGCGGCAGTAAGAAATGTGCTCTACAACAAAGGAAAAACCATCGAAATGCTCATCAACTATGAGCCAGGGCTTCAATACTTTTCTGAATGGTGGAAGCAATTATTTGGAGAAAGTGAAGGAAAAGACCAAAAAGGTATATTCCCTGCTTCTGCAAACTTCTCAACTGACCTACATTCCCTAGGTCAATATGTACAAGAAGGACGCCGAGATCTTTTTGAAACCATTATCAAGGTTGACACCCCAAGACATGAATTGTCGGTAGAGGAAGAAGCAGGTGACTTGGATGGTCTGAATTACCTTGCAGGAGAAACCGTCGATTTTGTAAATACAAAGGCGTATGAAGGAACAATGCTTGCTCATACTGACGGAGGAGTTCCAAACCTAGTTGTGAACATACCAGCTATGGATGCATACACGTTTGGCTATCTTGTTTATTTCTTTGAAAAAGCTTGTGCCATGAGCGGATACCTTCTTGGTGTAAATCCATTTGATCAACCAGGAGTAGAAGCATACAAAGTAAACATGTTTGCCCTCCTTGGAAAACCAGGCTTTGAAGAAGTGAAAGCAGAGCTTGAAAAACGTTTAAAATAA
- a CDS encoding H-type small acid-soluble spore protein, whose translation MEERRARQILSSKAITEVTFQGTKVWIDSISEDGATATVHLRGPGEERTQVSIADLEELE comes from the coding sequence ATGGAAGAAAGACGTGCAAGACAAATATTATCCTCAAAAGCGATAACGGAGGTAACCTTTCAAGGAACAAAAGTGTGGATTGATTCCATCAGTGAAGATGGAGCAACTGCAACCGTGCATCTTCGTGGCCCAGGTGAGGAAAGAACACAAGTATCCATAGCTGATCTAGAAGAATTAGAGTAG
- a CDS encoding Na(+)/H(+) antiporter subunit B, translating to MILQTVTTLLSFIILIFSVYLFFAGHYTPGGGFIGGLMTSSALVLILLAFDLKTFKKIFPINFLTVAATGLLISILTGVAALFFDVPYLTHTFDYVELPILGETALTSTLIFDLGVYLVVVGVAMTIIQTIGESE from the coding sequence ATGATTTTACAAACAGTAACCACTCTTTTATCTTTTATTATCCTGATCTTTTCGGTCTATCTGTTCTTCGCAGGACACTATACACCAGGAGGCGGGTTTATCGGTGGCTTGATGACCTCATCTGCTCTAGTACTTATTTTGCTTGCATTTGATCTCAAGACTTTTAAAAAGATTTTTCCAATCAATTTCTTAACCGTAGCTGCTACTGGTTTGCTAATATCTATTTTGACAGGTGTTGCAGCATTGTTCTTCGATGTTCCTTATCTTACTCACACCTTTGATTATGTGGAATTGCCTATTTTAGGAGAGACAGCCCTTACTTCCACACTCATTTTTGATTTAGGTGTGTATTTAGTTGTTGTCGGTGTTGCGATGACCATTATTCAAACGATAGGAGAGAGTGAATAA
- a CDS encoding SDR family oxidoreductase — translation MGGKDLFSLANKTAIVTGGGKGLGAQIAHGLAEAGANVVVCSRDIASCEKVSETLIEKGVQSKAFPCDVTKEEDIQFVIDETVKHFGSIDILVNNSGTSWMAPTLDLPADKWDKVMNVNLRGLFLFSQRAARVMMKQGYGKIINIASVTGMGGTDPKLMDTIAYNTSKGGVITFTKDLGVKLAPNNIQVNAIAPGLFPTKITQGILEHSSPFIKEQIPAKRFGTEDDLKGAAVFLASEASNYCIGHILVVDGGMTSLI, via the coding sequence ATGGGAGGAAAGGATTTATTTAGCTTGGCTAATAAAACGGCGATCGTGACAGGAGGCGGAAAAGGACTCGGAGCGCAGATAGCACACGGATTAGCTGAAGCTGGAGCAAATGTAGTGGTATGTTCAAGAGATATTGCTTCTTGTGAGAAAGTATCTGAAACATTGATAGAAAAAGGAGTTCAATCGAAAGCATTTCCCTGTGATGTTACAAAAGAAGAAGATATCCAATTTGTCATTGATGAGACAGTAAAACATTTCGGAAGTATTGATATTCTTGTCAATAATAGCGGAACCTCTTGGATGGCTCCCACCCTTGATTTACCTGCAGATAAATGGGATAAAGTGATGAATGTAAATTTAAGAGGATTATTTCTCTTTAGCCAAAGAGCAGCAAGGGTGATGATGAAACAAGGTTATGGGAAAATCATTAACATTGCCTCTGTGACTGGGATGGGTGGAACAGATCCAAAGCTGATGGATACAATCGCCTACAATACGAGTAAAGGTGGAGTCATTACGTTTACAAAAGATCTTGGAGTGAAGCTTGCTCCTAATAATATTCAAGTAAATGCTATTGCCCCAGGCTTGTTTCCTACAAAAATTACCCAAGGAATCCTCGAACATTCTTCGCCATTTATTAAAGAGCAAATTCCCGCAAAACGTTTCGGTACAGAAGATGATCTAAAGGGTGCAGCAGTATTTCTCGCTTCCGAGGCATCTAATTATTGCATCGGTCACATTCTCGTTGTGGACGGCGGAATGACATCGTTAATTTAA
- a CDS encoding YugN-like family protein, with the protein MIPIPSKIEGAEFQLYKLEQELKPLGYSIGGNWEYDHGYFDYKIDSEVGYQFLRVPFQSVDGQLDSQGATVELGRPFLLSHKYQIGIDDHAHVGNGSASFNQFSEPEDPDASFPEEFVELGHTLVHELEAVLGRD; encoded by the coding sequence ATGATTCCTATTCCTTCTAAAATAGAAGGCGCAGAGTTTCAATTATACAAACTTGAGCAGGAACTAAAGCCACTAGGTTATTCGATAGGTGGAAACTGGGAGTATGACCACGGATATTTCGATTACAAAATTGATAGTGAAGTGGGCTATCAATTCTTAAGAGTTCCTTTTCAGTCTGTAGATGGTCAATTGGATTCCCAAGGTGCCACTGTCGAGCTAGGAAGGCCGTTTCTACTTTCCCATAAATATCAAATAGGGATAGATGATCACGCACATGTTGGTAACGGCTCCGCTTCGTTTAATCAATTTTCTGAGCCTGAAGATCCGGATGCATCTTTTCCTGAGGAATTTGTTGAGCTTGGGCACACACTAGTGCACGAACTAGAAGCAGTATTAGGAAGAGATTAA
- a CDS encoding TrkA family potassium uptake protein, producing the protein MERIKEQTSLIFRFIHWPLIARILIIIFVINITFGALIRYIEPEEFPTLFDGVWWALVTTATLGYGDYVPVTVTGRSLAIVLILFGTGFVTTYFVTLAASAIATQNDYLEGKVDYRGSEHIIVVGWNERVRETLRQINLMSKKPLSIVLIDQTLSKNPLHDENVHFIKGNPSYDQTMLAANIKQAAFVLISADQSKDEVQADMNSVLTLLTVKGLNPDVYTIIEILTSHQVKNAWRACANEVIQTNMFTSYVMINSMMSNGMSGTLLKMLDQLKGSKLKYLNVDKGQVGDTFEKVSNQMLQKKVLLIGIKRGEDTMVNPPLYTLIQHDDCLLVIKD; encoded by the coding sequence ATGGAAAGAATAAAAGAACAGACTTCCTTAATTTTTAGGTTTATTCACTGGCCTCTAATTGCCAGAATCCTCATCATTATCTTTGTGATAAATATTACGTTTGGTGCGCTCATTCGTTATATTGAACCTGAAGAGTTCCCAACATTATTTGATGGTGTTTGGTGGGCACTTGTGACAACGGCCACGTTAGGCTATGGAGATTATGTACCCGTTACGGTGACAGGGCGGTCTCTAGCAATTGTTTTAATTCTTTTTGGTACTGGGTTTGTTACCACCTATTTTGTCACATTAGCAGCAAGTGCCATAGCCACACAAAATGATTATTTGGAGGGCAAAGTGGATTATCGTGGATCAGAACATATAATCGTTGTTGGATGGAATGAAAGGGTAAGAGAAACACTCCGTCAAATTAATTTAATGAGCAAAAAACCATTATCTATTGTACTTATTGATCAAACACTCTCTAAAAATCCACTTCATGACGAAAATGTACATTTTATTAAAGGAAATCCAAGCTATGATCAGACGATGCTTGCCGCCAACATAAAACAGGCAGCATTTGTGCTGATTTCAGCAGACCAAAGTAAAGATGAAGTTCAAGCAGATATGAATTCGGTTTTAACTCTATTGACAGTGAAAGGCCTAAATCCAGATGTTTACACGATCATTGAAATTCTTACCTCCCATCAAGTGAAAAATGCCTGGCGAGCTTGCGCAAATGAAGTAATTCAAACAAACATGTTTACAAGCTATGTAATGATTAATAGCATGATGTCGAACGGCATGTCTGGGACACTTTTAAAAATGCTTGATCAACTTAAAGGCAGCAAGCTTAAATACCTAAATGTGGATAAAGGGCAAGTTGGAGATACGTTTGAAAAGGTTAGCAACCAAATGCTTCAAAAAAAGGTCTTGCTTATTGGCATAAAAAGAGGAGAGGACACTATGGTCAACCCTCCTTTATACACGTTAATCCAACATGATGATTGCTTACTGGTTATTAAGGATTAA
- a CDS encoding Na+/H+ antiporter subunit A has product MSLIHLVILSPLLVAVLVPFLHKYFKKIHTGWFVLVLPLVLFIYFLQYLGTTMSGETYTSSMKWIPSIGIDFTIYVDGLGLLFALLITGIGALVVLYSIYYLSKEKEALNTFYVYLLMFMGAMLGVVLSDNLIVMYSFWELTSISSFLLISYWYHREKSRYGALKSMLITVFGGLAMLAGIILLYIMTGSFSIREIIANVDVVTSHELFVPALLLFLLGAFTKSAQFPFHIWLPDAMEAPTPVSAYLHSATMVKAGIYLVARMSPVFAGAPEWFWLVSGFGIVTLFWGSFTAVKQTDLKSILAFSTVSQLGLIMSLLGVGSAAAYYDYIGENAYTIATLAAVFHLINHATFKGSLFMVVGIVDHETGTRDIRKLGGLMNVMPITFSLALIGTFSMAGLPPFNGFLSKEMFFTGMLKAIDISAWNMDTFGIIFPVLAWVASVFTFIYSMVLLFKTFTGKLQVEKLDKEPHEAPIGMLIPPIILASLVVIFGFFPMLLKGVIEPALYSILPSNVLSVEVKIYHWHGFNTELFMTLGVVLFGVLLYLSVAKWGKIYEWFPQKLTLNKLYDGGLIGLERGSAAFTKSHMTGFIRDYLVMIFGFMVVLLGVLLFSTGAFETNLTNVAPVGLYEVILALVMVAAALTTLITKSRLTAIISLGVVGYAMSLFFVLFRAPDLALTQLIVETVSVALFLLCFYHLPEIAKEMNRLRFRLTNFIISVSVGLVVIFIGLSVNSSRLFESISDYFEEASYAEAGGKNMVNVILVDFRGLDTLFEIAVLTIAAFGIFAMIKLRLNDKKGGVKGES; this is encoded by the coding sequence TTGTCACTGATTCATTTAGTGATTTTATCGCCATTATTAGTGGCGGTACTTGTGCCGTTTTTACATAAGTATTTTAAGAAAATACATACAGGGTGGTTTGTATTAGTATTACCACTTGTGTTGTTCATTTATTTCCTTCAATACTTAGGCACTACCATGAGTGGGGAAACTTACACAAGCTCAATGAAATGGATACCTTCCATTGGAATAGATTTTACAATCTATGTGGATGGTTTAGGCTTACTTTTTGCCTTATTAATAACTGGAATTGGAGCGTTGGTTGTCCTGTATTCCATTTATTATTTGTCGAAAGAAAAAGAAGCACTAAACACCTTTTATGTGTATTTGCTTATGTTCATGGGTGCCATGCTTGGAGTAGTTCTTTCTGATAATTTAATTGTGATGTACTCCTTCTGGGAATTAACAAGTATCTCTTCATTTTTACTTATCAGCTATTGGTATCACCGGGAAAAATCCCGATATGGTGCACTAAAATCAATGCTGATTACCGTTTTTGGTGGACTTGCTATGCTAGCTGGGATCATCCTGCTTTACATAATGACAGGCAGTTTCAGCATTCGTGAAATCATTGCCAATGTTGATGTGGTCACAAGCCATGAGTTATTCGTTCCAGCGCTTCTTTTGTTTTTGTTAGGAGCATTTACGAAATCTGCACAATTTCCGTTTCACATCTGGCTGCCCGATGCTATGGAAGCTCCGACACCTGTAAGTGCTTACCTTCACTCTGCAACGATGGTGAAGGCGGGTATTTACTTAGTAGCCAGAATGAGCCCAGTTTTTGCCGGGGCACCGGAATGGTTCTGGCTCGTATCAGGGTTTGGTATTGTCACGCTTTTTTGGGGGTCTTTTACCGCTGTAAAGCAAACCGATTTGAAATCAATCCTTGCCTTCTCAACGGTCAGTCAATTAGGTCTCATTATGTCCCTACTTGGTGTGGGAAGTGCAGCAGCATACTATGACTATATCGGAGAAAATGCCTATACGATTGCTACGCTTGCTGCTGTTTTTCATTTGATTAACCACGCAACCTTCAAAGGAAGTTTGTTTATGGTTGTTGGAATTGTGGATCATGAAACAGGAACAAGAGACATCAGAAAACTTGGCGGTCTAATGAATGTGATGCCCATTACTTTCTCTCTGGCGCTAATTGGAACATTTTCGATGGCAGGTTTGCCTCCATTCAACGGCTTTTTGAGCAAGGAAATGTTCTTTACTGGCATGTTAAAGGCCATCGATATTAGCGCATGGAACATGGATACATTTGGTATCATCTTTCCAGTTCTCGCTTGGGTTGCTAGTGTATTTACGTTTATATATAGTATGGTCTTGCTCTTTAAAACCTTTACAGGAAAACTCCAAGTGGAGAAATTGGATAAGGAACCCCATGAAGCACCCATTGGCATGCTCATACCGCCAATCATTCTTGCTTCCCTTGTGGTCATATTTGGTTTCTTTCCAATGCTACTTAAAGGAGTTATTGAGCCTGCTTTATACTCCATTCTTCCTTCCAATGTGCTTTCAGTTGAAGTGAAAATCTATCATTGGCACGGATTTAATACAGAATTGTTTATGACACTCGGTGTTGTTTTGTTCGGCGTCCTGCTTTATTTATCGGTGGCTAAATGGGGCAAGATTTATGAGTGGTTTCCACAAAAGCTCACCCTCAACAAATTGTATGATGGGGGATTAATTGGTCTAGAACGGGGATCAGCAGCTTTCACAAAATCGCATATGACAGGATTTATTCGAGATTATCTTGTGATGATTTTCGGATTTATGGTTGTGCTTTTAGGAGTTCTCTTATTTTCCACTGGTGCATTTGAAACAAACCTAACGAATGTTGCTCCAGTTGGACTCTACGAAGTCATCCTGGCATTGGTAATGGTCGCAGCTGCACTGACGACCTTGATTACAAAATCAAGACTAACTGCCATTATTTCACTTGGTGTCGTAGGTTATGCGATGAGCCTATTCTTTGTATTGTTCCGGGCACCAGACCTTGCTTTAACTCAATTGATTGTCGAAACTGTGTCAGTTGCGCTATTTTTGTTGTGCTTCTATCACTTGCCTGAGATTGCAAAAGAAATGAATCGACTTCGTTTTCGCCTAACCAACTTCATCATCTCTGTAAGTGTGGGACTGGTCGTTATTTTCATCGGACTTTCTGTTAATAGTTCTCGTCTGTTTGAATCCATTTCAGACTATTTTGAAGAAGCGTCCTATGCCGAAGCTGGCGGTAAGAATATGGTTAACGTCATTCTTGTTGATTTCCGTGGGCTTGATACCTTATTTGAAATCGCCGTGTTGACCATCGCTGCTTTTGGAATATTTGCGATGATAAAGCTGCGCCTTAACGATAAGAAAGGGGGCGTAAAAGGTGAAAGTTAA